In a single window of the Cryptococcus neoformans var. neoformans JEC21 chromosome 11 sequence genome:
- a CDS encoding expressed protein — translation MPERHTSKPARVSGISVSSWLANVYIPPTPPPKPSLKTFKSPLLPDGVIPIRDSSKLGQSMEDEPVTTLWDGYSTRYVDGIMDFTLPEKDFDRVPPDVRAYYALVYRWSQGDYDHLGYFDLHPCIFRPITEQEVRKGAAYLERERLANRRGLFIDPEMYRDKTVPDSTTVHVWQHLGNDWREEFHRAESSFGKVYTLVPSGTPPYVIPHIIKTNVRAPFFSWSTGFPAELLQLYVAWAYHDSYNPFLYLLLESAGDKSSFSEMNFMELFDEFPEDVFEELLYPLYRIDLMPNHIRTMWFDPDEQWDSDVEKDSTVEKIIDEYYKDRERKEKEAEVLKDQDENKPETKDKEDIL, via the exons ATGCCCGAACGACATACTTCAAAGCCTGCTCGAGTTTCAGGAATCTCAGTGTCATCATGGCTAGCAAACGTATACATACCGCCTACACCCCCACCCAAACCTTCACTCAAGACCTTCAAGAGCCCACTTCTGCCAGATGGTGTCATTCCTATTCGGGACTCGTCGAAGCTGGGTCAATCGATGGAGGACGAGCCGGTTACTACCCTGTGGGATGGCTATTCCACCAGGTATGTAGATGGTATAATGGATTTTACTCTTCCAGAAAAAGACTTCGATCGAGT CCCTCCGGACGTCAGGGCATACTATGCTCTTGTGTACCGATGGTCACAAGGCGATTATGACCACCTGGGGTATTTTGATTTGCATCCATGCATTTTCCGTCCGATTACTGAGCAGGAAGTGAGAAAAGGAGCGGCGTATTTGGAAAGGGAGCGTTTAGCCAACCGAAGAGG TCTTTTCATTGACCCAGAAATGTACCGAGACAAGACTGTCCCTGACTCGACCACAGTACATGTGTGGCAACATCTCGGCAACgattggagagaagagttCCACCGAGCAGAAAGTTCTTTTGGCAAAGTCTACACTTTGGTTCCTTCCGGTACCCCTCCTTACGTGATCCCTCATATCATCAAA ACCAACGTTCGAGCGCCGTTCTTCTCTTGGTCAACAGGATTTCCCGCCGAGCTTTTGCAGCTATATGTCGCCTGGGCATACCATGATTCCTACAATCCTTTCCTTTACCTCCTCTTGGAATCCGCCGGCGACAAATCAAGTTTCTCTGAGATGAATTTCATGGAACTTTTCGACGAGTTTCCGGAAGATGTTTTCGAGGAACTCTTATATCCCCTTTATCGAAtcgatttgatgccgaacCATATAAGAACCATGTGGTTTGACCCTGATGAACAGTGGGATTCCGATGTAGAGAAAGATTCGACGGTGGAAAAAATAATAGACGAATATTACAAGGAtcgggaaagaaaagagaaggaggcagaGGTGCTTAAAGACCAGGATGAGAACAAACCAGAGAcgaaggacaaggaggataTTTTGTAG